In a single window of the Salvelinus alpinus chromosome 15, SLU_Salpinus.1, whole genome shotgun sequence genome:
- the LOC139539697 gene encoding cortexin-1-like translates to MSDVPTLDYELLLSPGPSLPGAPSSPPLVGGDAEQRTAFAFVGLLMLFLVFLLVRCFRILLDPYSRMPSSSWTEHKEGAERGQFDYALV, encoded by the coding sequence ATGAGTGATGTCCCAACTCTGGACTATGAGCTGTTGCTGTCCCCTGGGCCCTCCCTCCCTGGGGCCCCCAGCAGTCCTCCTCTGGTGGGGGGTGACGCGGAGCAGAGGACGGCCTTTGCCTTCGTGGGGCTCCTCAtgctcttccttgtcttcctgcTGGTGCGCTGCTTCCGCATCCTGCTGGACCCCTACAGCCGCATGCCATCGTCCTCCTGGACCGAACACAAAGAGGGTGCAGAGAGGGGGCAGTTTGACTACGCCCTGGTCTag